The Branchiostoma floridae strain S238N-H82 chromosome 8, Bfl_VNyyK, whole genome shotgun sequence genome has a segment encoding these proteins:
- the LOC118420773 gene encoding divergent protein kinase domain 1A-like isoform X2, translating into MERTRRKQRYYVYARMPMKIKTLVVIWLVIFIGSWAVYFKYSSYTELCREDACRAIICDRYHKGIITGPLCPALCDDRTITLNQCLSSHPANQVYQGWLHGAKQIIMKCNLAPIFHDGIDREMPYERPEKGSSMDDFREMLQDFLERNLGKGEHNALQTRILNAADINNDGKVTLAEAKSIWALLQVNEFFMMMILQDSEHTPKLEGFCGDTYFVQRVDANRLYGIHIPWMFEIFLPTSYRQAMDQWFTPSWPKKAKIAVGLLEFVEEIFDSSHGTFHMCKTSHTNIGYTNKHDLKMIDLRNLYPAEVLKETLTEKTCSKNSDCELTEDCSSMCDETASRCTGELVQPNLSKICIVLHDYLLKEVPAGIKDELTALLDKCSRLTTNTEDMQIHHSLILNNLKSLLWKQISDNQDS; encoded by the exons GCAAGAATGCCCATGAAGATTAAGACCCTGGTGGTGATCTGGCTGGTCATCTTCATCGGCAGCTGGGCCGTCTACTTTAAGTACTCCTCCTACACCGAGCTGTGCCGGGAAGACGCCTGTAGAGCCATCATC TGTGACCGTTACCACAAGGGTATCATCACTGGCCCCCTGTGTCCAGCCCTGTGTGATGACCGCACCATCACTCTGAACCAGTGCCTGTCCAGCCACCCAGCCAACCAG GTGTACCAAGGCTGGCTCCATGGGGCCAAGCAGATCATCATGAAGTGCAACCTGGCCCCCATCTTCCACGACGGGATCGATCGCGAGATGCCTTACGAGCGTCCCGAGAAGGGCTCCTCCATGGACGACTTCCGAGAGATGCTGCAGGACTTCCTGGAGAGGAACCTCGGGAAGGGGGAACACAACGCTCTGCAAACCCGCATACTAAATGCTGCGGACATCAACAACGACGGGAAAGTGACTCTTGCGGAGGCAAAGTCCATCTGGGCCCTGCTGCAAGTCAACGAGTTCTTCATGATGATGATCCTGCAGGACAGCGAGCACACGCCCAAACTGGAGGGCTTCTGTGGGGACACGTACTTCGTACAGCGGGTGGACGCAAACCGCTTGTACGGAATCCACATCCCGTGGATGTTTGAGATCTTCCTACCCACCAGCTATCGTCAGGCCATGGACCAATGGTTCACCCCCTCGTGGCCCAAAAAGGCCAAGATCGCCGTCGGACTTCTGGAGTTCGTGGAGGAAATTTTTGACAGCTCCCACGGCACCTTCCACATGTGTAAAACCAGCCACACGAACATTGGCTACACAAATAAACACGACTTGAAAATGATTGATCTAAGGAACCTTTACCCAGCCGAGGTGCTGAAAGAGACGCTCACGGAGAAAACGTGTTCTAAAAACTCAGACTGTGAGCTGACAGAGGACTGCAGCTCCATGTGTGACGAGACCGCGTCTCGCTGCACGGGAGAACTCGTTCAGCCGAACCTCTCCAAAATCTGCATAGTTTTACATGACTATCTTCTGAAGGAGGTCCCAGCGGGCATCAAGGATGAGCTGACAGCACTGTTAGACAAGTGCAGCAGACTAACCACAAACACAGAAGATATGCAAATCCACCATTCCCTCATCCTCAACAATCTCAAGTCTTTATTGTGGAAACAGATATCTGACAACCAGGACTCCTAG
- the LOC118420773 gene encoding divergent protein kinase domain 1A-like isoform X3 has protein sequence MTQKNFSLCGMFARMPMKIKTLVVIWLVIFIGSWAVYFKYSSYTELCREDACRAIICDRYHKGIITGPLCPALCDDRTITLNQCLSSHPANQVYQGWLHGAKQIIMKCNLAPIFHDGIDREMPYERPEKGSSMDDFREMLQDFLERNLGKGEHNALQTRILNAADINNDGKVTLAEAKSIWALLQVNEFFMMMILQDSEHTPKLEGFCGDTYFVQRVDANRLYGIHIPWMFEIFLPTSYRQAMDQWFTPSWPKKAKIAVGLLEFVEEIFDSSHGTFHMCKTSHTNIGYTNKHDLKMIDLRNLYPAEVLKETLTEKTCSKNSDCELTEDCSSMCDETASRCTGELVQPNLSKICIVLHDYLLKEVPAGIKDELTALLDKCSRLTTNTEDMQIHHSLILNNLKSLLWKQISDNQDS, from the exons GCAAGAATGCCCATGAAGATTAAGACCCTGGTGGTGATCTGGCTGGTCATCTTCATCGGCAGCTGGGCCGTCTACTTTAAGTACTCCTCCTACACCGAGCTGTGCCGGGAAGACGCCTGTAGAGCCATCATC TGTGACCGTTACCACAAGGGTATCATCACTGGCCCCCTGTGTCCAGCCCTGTGTGATGACCGCACCATCACTCTGAACCAGTGCCTGTCCAGCCACCCAGCCAACCAG GTGTACCAAGGCTGGCTCCATGGGGCCAAGCAGATCATCATGAAGTGCAACCTGGCCCCCATCTTCCACGACGGGATCGATCGCGAGATGCCTTACGAGCGTCCCGAGAAGGGCTCCTCCATGGACGACTTCCGAGAGATGCTGCAGGACTTCCTGGAGAGGAACCTCGGGAAGGGGGAACACAACGCTCTGCAAACCCGCATACTAAATGCTGCGGACATCAACAACGACGGGAAAGTGACTCTTGCGGAGGCAAAGTCCATCTGGGCCCTGCTGCAAGTCAACGAGTTCTTCATGATGATGATCCTGCAGGACAGCGAGCACACGCCCAAACTGGAGGGCTTCTGTGGGGACACGTACTTCGTACAGCGGGTGGACGCAAACCGCTTGTACGGAATCCACATCCCGTGGATGTTTGAGATCTTCCTACCCACCAGCTATCGTCAGGCCATGGACCAATGGTTCACCCCCTCGTGGCCCAAAAAGGCCAAGATCGCCGTCGGACTTCTGGAGTTCGTGGAGGAAATTTTTGACAGCTCCCACGGCACCTTCCACATGTGTAAAACCAGCCACACGAACATTGGCTACACAAATAAACACGACTTGAAAATGATTGATCTAAGGAACCTTTACCCAGCCGAGGTGCTGAAAGAGACGCTCACGGAGAAAACGTGTTCTAAAAACTCAGACTGTGAGCTGACAGAGGACTGCAGCTCCATGTGTGACGAGACCGCGTCTCGCTGCACGGGAGAACTCGTTCAGCCGAACCTCTCCAAAATCTGCATAGTTTTACATGACTATCTTCTGAAGGAGGTCCCAGCGGGCATCAAGGATGAGCTGACAGCACTGTTAGACAAGTGCAGCAGACTAACCACAAACACAGAAGATATGCAAATCCACCATTCCCTCATCCTCAACAATCTCAAGTCTTTATTGTGGAAACAGATATCTGACAACCAGGACTCCTAG
- the LOC118420773 gene encoding divergent protein kinase domain 1A-like isoform X1, giving the protein MMSPTRRRAPYSWGQARMPMKIKTLVVIWLVIFIGSWAVYFKYSSYTELCREDACRAIICDRYHKGIITGPLCPALCDDRTITLNQCLSSHPANQVYQGWLHGAKQIIMKCNLAPIFHDGIDREMPYERPEKGSSMDDFREMLQDFLERNLGKGEHNALQTRILNAADINNDGKVTLAEAKSIWALLQVNEFFMMMILQDSEHTPKLEGFCGDTYFVQRVDANRLYGIHIPWMFEIFLPTSYRQAMDQWFTPSWPKKAKIAVGLLEFVEEIFDSSHGTFHMCKTSHTNIGYTNKHDLKMIDLRNLYPAEVLKETLTEKTCSKNSDCELTEDCSSMCDETASRCTGELVQPNLSKICIVLHDYLLKEVPAGIKDELTALLDKCSRLTTNTEDMQIHHSLILNNLKSLLWKQISDNQDS; this is encoded by the exons GCAAGAATGCCCATGAAGATTAAGACCCTGGTGGTGATCTGGCTGGTCATCTTCATCGGCAGCTGGGCCGTCTACTTTAAGTACTCCTCCTACACCGAGCTGTGCCGGGAAGACGCCTGTAGAGCCATCATC TGTGACCGTTACCACAAGGGTATCATCACTGGCCCCCTGTGTCCAGCCCTGTGTGATGACCGCACCATCACTCTGAACCAGTGCCTGTCCAGCCACCCAGCCAACCAG GTGTACCAAGGCTGGCTCCATGGGGCCAAGCAGATCATCATGAAGTGCAACCTGGCCCCCATCTTCCACGACGGGATCGATCGCGAGATGCCTTACGAGCGTCCCGAGAAGGGCTCCTCCATGGACGACTTCCGAGAGATGCTGCAGGACTTCCTGGAGAGGAACCTCGGGAAGGGGGAACACAACGCTCTGCAAACCCGCATACTAAATGCTGCGGACATCAACAACGACGGGAAAGTGACTCTTGCGGAGGCAAAGTCCATCTGGGCCCTGCTGCAAGTCAACGAGTTCTTCATGATGATGATCCTGCAGGACAGCGAGCACACGCCCAAACTGGAGGGCTTCTGTGGGGACACGTACTTCGTACAGCGGGTGGACGCAAACCGCTTGTACGGAATCCACATCCCGTGGATGTTTGAGATCTTCCTACCCACCAGCTATCGTCAGGCCATGGACCAATGGTTCACCCCCTCGTGGCCCAAAAAGGCCAAGATCGCCGTCGGACTTCTGGAGTTCGTGGAGGAAATTTTTGACAGCTCCCACGGCACCTTCCACATGTGTAAAACCAGCCACACGAACATTGGCTACACAAATAAACACGACTTGAAAATGATTGATCTAAGGAACCTTTACCCAGCCGAGGTGCTGAAAGAGACGCTCACGGAGAAAACGTGTTCTAAAAACTCAGACTGTGAGCTGACAGAGGACTGCAGCTCCATGTGTGACGAGACCGCGTCTCGCTGCACGGGAGAACTCGTTCAGCCGAACCTCTCCAAAATCTGCATAGTTTTACATGACTATCTTCTGAAGGAGGTCCCAGCGGGCATCAAGGATGAGCTGACAGCACTGTTAGACAAGTGCAGCAGACTAACCACAAACACAGAAGATATGCAAATCCACCATTCCCTCATCCTCAACAATCTCAAGTCTTTATTGTGGAAACAGATATCTGACAACCAGGACTCCTAG
- the LOC118420772 gene encoding tripartite motif-containing protein 2-like — translation MAAAPSNLGTEFKEELICSICLELYTRPKMLPCQHTFCQDCLQDHAGKGRTFQCPICRQQVKLTRQGVEGLPINHLVTSLCERLQNQATQSGETREQPQSGNRCSFHPSEVLKVYCKQCQVPVCDQCLEQAHDDHRTTTIKKAAQEKSLRVKPLINEGRNIIESYLSFLRNLRETEKTLNEQKQQRDNSIIQAYNQMMQKLTHGKDLLLSESQKNHSKNLEKIQTGRDRALADINELCAACDRAEQELQQGWVEILSQQTTLTEVVVKYQRKAAPTPVHTEPAVFQPTGTPVPVLGHVIIQSLPSAPIPVAPSPIPAVPSPITAVSAPITAVSAPITAVSAPITAAQIPPVTTVLASSNGAAGGTGHHHDNQRHGEPQSKKVIFGGEGSGTGQFKSPFGVAVSDEEVFVADNGNMRIQVFTLHGTFVQQFPTVVSGEEKMKPWDVAMDGEGNLWVVGGTDLAHFAVQYNKQGRVLRKFDLYKAVWNRGVAVDTRRNHILITQSTGDQSTQGEVLVFWPDRTTVRTVGQQQGMKWPRYITVSGEGNIIVSGRYNQCVYVYNEYGQFQLQFGGERSSEGQLNEPRGICTDGADNIIVADYGNSSVEMFDKTGRFVKSITTDLNRPCAVAMATQGQLVVTDVGNNTVSIFHTY, via the coding sequence ATGGCAGCTGCACCATCAAATTTGGGGACAGAATTCAAGGAGGAATTGATCTGCAGCATCTGCCTTGAGCTGTACACCAGGCCCAAGATgttgccctgtcagcacaccttctgtcaggactgtctacaggaccATGCAGGGAAGGGAAGGACCTTCCAGTGCCCAATCTGTCGTCAGCAGGTCAAGCTAACACGTCAGGGGGTTGAAGGTTTACCAATCAACCACCTGGTTACAAGTTTGTGTGAGAGGCTGCAAAACCAGGCTACACAGTCAGGGGAAACAAGGGAACAGccccagtctggaaacaggtgcagctttCACCCTTCTGAGGTGCTCAAGGTTTACTGTAAGCAGTGTCAGGTTCCAGTTTGTGACCAATGTTTAGAACAGGCTCACGATGATCATCGCACAACAACGATCAAAAAAGCTGCACAGGAAAAAAGTTTAAGAGTCAAGCCCTTGATCAATGAGGGAAGGAACATCATTGAAAGTTACTTAAGCTTCCTCAGAAATCTGAGGGAAACAGAGAAAACCCTGAATGAACAGAAACAGCAGAGAGACAACAGCATCATTCAGGCCTACAACCAAATGATGCAGAAACTCACACATGGAAAAGACCTCCTTCTGTCAGaatcacaaaaaaatcacaGCAAGAACCTGGAGAAGATACAGACTGGGAGAGACAGAGCATTGGCAGATATCAATGAACTATGTGCTGCCTGTGATCGAGCAGAACAAGAACTGCAGCAGGGGTGGGTTGAAATTCTCAGTCAGCAAACCACTTTAACAGAGGTGGTGGTAAAGTACCAAAGAAAAGCAGCACCAACTCCTGTACACACCGAGCCTGCTGTTTTTCAACCCACAGGCACCCCTGTGCCAGTATTGGGACATGTGATCATCCAGTCTCTCCCATCTGCACCAATCCCAGTAGCACCTTCTCCAATCCCAGCGGTACCTTCACCAATCACAGCAGTATCTGCACCAATCACAGCAGTATCTGCACCAATCACAGCAGTATCTGCACCAATCACTGCAGCACAAATACCACCAGTCACAACAGTACTTGCATCTAGCAATGGTGCAGCAGGAGGCACGGGTCATCATCATGATAATCAAAGGCATGGGGAGCCTCAGTCTAAGAAAGTAATATTTGGTGGAGAAGGATCAGGAACTGGACAGTTTAAGAGTCCATTTGGTGTTGCAGTGTCAGATGAAGAGGTCTTTGTAGCAGACAATGGGAATAtgagaatccaagtcttcaccctgcatGGAACATTTGTCCAACAGTTCCCAACAGTGGTGTCAGGTGAAGAGAAGATGAAACCATGGGATGTGGCCATGGATggggaggggaacctgtgggtggtagGGGGAACAGACTTGGCTCACtttgctgtgcagtacaacaaacagggtAGGGTGCTGAGGAAGTTTGACCTGTATAAGGCAGTGTGGAACAGAGGAGTTGCTGTGGACACCAGGAGaaaccacatcctcatcacacaaagCACAGGAGACCAGTCCACTCAAGGAGAAGTTTTGGTCTTTTGGCCAGATAGGACAACTGTgagaactgtgggtcagcaACAGGGGATGAAGTGGCCAAGGTATATTACTGTCAGTGGGGAAGGGAACATTATTGTCTCAGGCCGTTACAACcagtgtgtctatgtgtacaatGAGTATGGACAGTTTCAGCTTCAGTTTGGAGGTGAGCGAAGTAGTGAAGGCCAGCTGAATGAGCCccgtggcatctgtacagatGGGGCAGataacatcatcgtggcagacTATGGAAATAGCagtgtggagatgtttgacaagacaggcaGATTCGTCAAAAGCATCACTACAGACTTAAACAGGCCATGTgcggttgctatggcaacacagGGACAGTTGGTTGTGACTGATGTAGGGAACAACACAGTCTCCATATTTCACACCTACTGA